One region of Salinibacterium sp. TMP30 genomic DNA includes:
- a CDS encoding ADP-ribosylglycohydrolase family protein, whose protein sequence is MKLSSAQTDRATGVMLAMACGDALGAGYEFGPPFEGEVAMKGGGGFGWAPGEWTDDTSMAVPILRAAASGRDLRDEAVLDEIVAAWVNWAKTAPDVGVQTSGVLRGIEPTASAARASARRVHDARGRSGGNGSLMRTVPVALAYLGDATGLAEAARAISDLTHFDEDAGDACVLWSLAIRHAILTGEADVRVGLSTLAPDRAARWAAFIADAETRQPRDFTKNGWVVEALQAAWSAIVNGENLVDTLKRAVRGGRDADTVAAIAGGLVGARWGLSAIPAAWQRIVHGWPNLTSLDLVRLSTEIVRGEPVPERIDYTELGDVSTLVRHPHDAGVWLGAVGALDTLPPEVDAVVSLCRIGSKQVPARIRHRVEVRLIDKSTPSENPNLLFVLADAADAVAALRAEGHTVLLHCVQAHSRTPTVAALYAARHLGVPIDTALAEVRAALPNARPNGAFRAALADASLASRS, encoded by the coding sequence ATGAAACTTTCTAGTGCACAAACTGATCGCGCCACCGGCGTGATGCTGGCGATGGCCTGCGGTGATGCTCTCGGCGCCGGCTACGAATTCGGGCCTCCCTTCGAGGGCGAGGTTGCGATGAAGGGTGGCGGTGGCTTCGGCTGGGCGCCCGGCGAATGGACCGACGACACCTCCATGGCCGTGCCCATCCTGCGCGCGGCCGCCTCCGGTCGTGACCTGCGCGACGAGGCTGTGCTCGACGAGATCGTCGCGGCCTGGGTCAACTGGGCCAAGACCGCTCCGGATGTCGGGGTGCAGACCAGCGGAGTGCTGCGCGGCATCGAACCTACCGCGAGCGCCGCCCGAGCATCCGCCCGCCGGGTGCATGATGCTCGCGGTCGCAGTGGCGGAAACGGCTCGCTCATGCGCACCGTCCCCGTCGCACTCGCCTACCTCGGCGATGCCACCGGGCTCGCCGAGGCGGCCCGCGCGATCAGTGACCTCACCCACTTTGATGAGGATGCCGGCGACGCCTGCGTGCTCTGGAGCCTCGCCATCCGTCACGCAATCCTCACCGGCGAGGCGGATGTTCGGGTCGGGCTTTCGACCCTCGCCCCCGACCGCGCCGCCCGCTGGGCCGCATTCATCGCGGACGCCGAGACCCGACAGCCCCGCGATTTCACCAAGAACGGCTGGGTTGTCGAAGCGCTGCAGGCCGCGTGGTCGGCGATCGTCAATGGCGAGAACCTCGTCGACACCCTCAAGCGCGCCGTGCGGGGTGGCCGCGACGCCGACACCGTTGCCGCCATCGCGGGTGGTCTCGTGGGTGCCCGCTGGGGACTCTCCGCGATCCCCGCTGCCTGGCAGCGCATCGTGCACGGCTGGCCGAACCTCACGAGCCTCGACTTGGTGCGCCTCTCCACCGAGATCGTGCGCGGTGAGCCGGTGCCCGAACGCATCGACTACACCGAGTTAGGTGACGTGTCGACGCTCGTGCGGCATCCGCACGACGCCGGCGTCTGGCTCGGCGCGGTTGGCGCGCTCGACACCCTTCCGCCCGAAGTGGATGCCGTGGTGTCACTTTGCCGCATCGGCTCTAAGCAGGTGCCGGCCCGCATCCGCCACCGCGTCGAGGTGCGCCTGATCGACAAGTCGACGCCCTCCGAGAACCCGAACCTGCTCTTCGTGCTCGCCGATGCAGCGGATGCCGTGGCCGCCCTGCGCGCCGAAGGCCACACGGTGCTGCTCCACTGCGTGCAGGCGCACAGCCGCACCCCGACGGTCGCTGCGCTCTATGCCGCGCGGCACCTCGGGGTGCCGATCGACACGGCGCTGGCGGAGGTGCGCGCGGCCCTGCCGAACGCTCGCCCGAACGGGGCATTTCGCGCGGCGCTTGCCGACGCTTCGCTAGCTAGTCGCAGCTAA
- a CDS encoding UvrD-helicase domain-containing protein, whose translation MPNIVLTKLKGQDYDKDVKSKIMTFLMKLADDDTSAGLHIEKMNHAADKRARTARVDLSLRAVLYRMDVPGEPERTYVYAGTWEHDTANRRAMNQILRNNPINGVPELIDATVPEVAPKPASEFIAVEEAVAPTSFLADNGYLLNDLTEELGFDSVDAERLFAATSADQLLTMSDRFENQWQSTAILGLAVVDAVSKIRTDLGFDDAAVASDSDDEDARLVKSFQLPAAKMQFAFVEDDEELRRVIEGGDFGAWRVFLHPEQRAYADKDYNGPFRLTGGAGTGKTVVLLHRAKRLADAEPASRTILTTFTKALSEALERDLERLDPTIPRASSLGGTGVLVRGIDQLAVAVKEKGGADFWKAARHVFGEDTEPRPNFEAGDDAWEKVFDLVPDLPDALRNTAFFAGEYLQVILPHRITTAQDYFKVRRPGRGVALDRRKRANVWKVIELYRQTGRQEGRISFAELSAVAASYLNENAGSRVADHVLIDEAQDLSPLHWQLLRALVGEHKNDLFIAEDTHQRIYGQHVVLSRYGIKITGRSRRLTLNYRTTQQNLNYALGILAGGLYLDSEEAPEVDHGYRSSRTGPAPRSLPATNVAEQYDAVAEEIKKWSDDPDIRASTIAILTRTNKQAAEVRGQLADRGVVVKESHTGETAGEKPLVLTMHKSKGLEFSRVVLFDISHGSIPAGWMLKGVAEEEIEDVLLRERSLLYVAASRARDEVVVSWQGQPSELLGGVKETGETV comes from the coding sequence ATGCCAAATATTGTGTTAACCAAGCTCAAGGGCCAGGACTACGACAAAGACGTCAAGTCCAAGATCATGACGTTTCTGATGAAACTGGCCGATGACGACACGTCGGCAGGGCTCCACATCGAGAAGATGAACCACGCCGCCGACAAGCGAGCGCGCACTGCACGAGTGGATCTATCGCTTCGGGCCGTGCTCTATCGCATGGATGTGCCCGGCGAACCAGAGCGCACTTATGTTTATGCGGGAACGTGGGAGCACGACACCGCAAATAGACGCGCCATGAATCAGATATTGCGAAACAACCCCATCAATGGGGTGCCTGAGCTAATCGACGCCACCGTCCCTGAGGTCGCGCCGAAACCAGCATCCGAGTTCATAGCCGTTGAGGAAGCGGTCGCACCGACCTCGTTCCTCGCTGACAACGGCTACCTCCTCAACGACCTGACCGAAGAGCTGGGGTTCGATTCCGTCGACGCGGAACGCCTCTTCGCCGCGACGAGCGCCGATCAACTGCTCACCATGAGCGACCGTTTCGAGAACCAGTGGCAGTCGACAGCAATCCTCGGCCTTGCAGTTGTCGACGCGGTCTCTAAGATCCGCACCGATCTTGGCTTCGATGACGCCGCAGTCGCTAGCGACTCTGATGACGAAGATGCGCGACTGGTGAAATCGTTCCAGCTCCCCGCAGCGAAGATGCAGTTCGCCTTCGTCGAAGACGACGAGGAACTTCGCCGGGTGATCGAGGGCGGTGACTTCGGCGCTTGGCGAGTCTTCCTCCACCCGGAACAGCGCGCGTATGCCGATAAGGACTACAACGGCCCCTTCCGGCTCACTGGCGGAGCGGGAACCGGCAAGACTGTCGTCTTGCTTCACCGCGCCAAGCGACTCGCGGATGCGGAACCCGCCAGCAGAACCATCCTCACGACGTTCACCAAAGCCCTCTCTGAGGCGCTGGAACGAGACCTCGAACGACTCGACCCCACAATCCCCCGTGCTTCGTCGCTCGGAGGCACTGGCGTTCTGGTGCGGGGAATCGATCAGCTCGCGGTCGCAGTCAAAGAGAAGGGCGGAGCTGACTTTTGGAAGGCCGCGCGCCATGTCTTTGGAGAGGATACAGAGCCTCGCCCTAACTTCGAGGCGGGCGACGATGCGTGGGAGAAAGTTTTCGACCTCGTGCCCGATCTCCCCGATGCGTTGCGCAATACCGCGTTCTTCGCCGGCGAGTATCTGCAGGTCATCCTCCCTCACCGCATCACAACCGCACAGGACTACTTCAAGGTGCGCCGCCCAGGACGCGGCGTGGCCCTCGATCGGCGCAAACGCGCAAACGTTTGGAAAGTGATCGAGCTTTACCGCCAGACCGGCCGCCAAGAAGGGCGCATCAGCTTTGCCGAACTCAGTGCTGTCGCGGCTTCCTACCTGAACGAGAATGCTGGCAGCCGAGTCGCCGACCACGTGCTCATAGACGAAGCACAAGACCTCTCGCCGTTGCATTGGCAGCTACTCCGCGCATTGGTTGGCGAACACAAAAACGACCTATTCATTGCCGAAGACACCCACCAGCGCATTTACGGCCAACACGTGGTGCTCTCGCGGTACGGCATCAAGATCACCGGGCGCTCACGTCGCCTCACGCTGAACTACAGAACCACGCAGCAGAACCTCAACTACGCCCTCGGAATACTCGCGGGTGGCCTGTACCTCGACAGTGAAGAAGCACCTGAGGTCGATCACGGCTATCGTTCTTCGCGCACCGGTCCGGCGCCCCGTTCGCTACCCGCAACGAACGTCGCTGAGCAATACGACGCGGTCGCGGAAGAGATCAAAAAGTGGAGCGACGACCCCGATATTCGAGCGAGCACAATCGCAATTCTCACGCGCACAAACAAGCAAGCAGCAGAAGTGCGTGGACAACTCGCCGATCGCGGAGTGGTCGTCAAAGAAAGCCACACGGGCGAGACAGCTGGTGAAAAGCCGCTAGTTCTGACGATGCACAAGTCCAAGGGGCTGGAGTTTTCTCGAGTGGTGCTCTTCGACATCTCGCACGGCTCGATTCCTGCGGGCTGGATGCTCAAGGGCGTAGCGGAAGAAGAAATTGAGGACGTACTGCTACGCGAGCGGTCGCTGCTCTACGTCGCTGCGAGTCGCGCACGGGATGAGGTAGTCGTGAGCTGGCAGGGCCAGCCCTCCGAGCTTCTCGGCGGCGTCAAGGAAACGGGAGAAACCGTTTAG
- a CDS encoding DUF262 domain-containing protein, with product MSSTGSMFTASSVKLTKLLDDCHTGQLQLPDFQRSWVWDEERIKSLIASVSRGFPIGAVMTLGTGGTVEFQPRMIEGSEIADGAVSPDALLLDGQQRLTSLYQVLVRGDVIHTVTPRKQKVARWFYIDINRALDSTIDREEAVISVPEEKRITSDFGRKVELDLSSRELEIESMMFPVSMILNWHDWQKSYIDRYSSEPDFPERFRRISDFHESIIQNVAGYLVPVIELDKSTSKEAVCVVFEKVNTGGKSLDAFELITAMYAADGYELRKDWYDSPGKTGRQRRLKDQVRMPSADQGVLSGVGNTDFLQVISLFHTRDLREQAAAVGKTGKELPQVSINRQALLNLPLDAYKKYQDKAEDGFNLAAKFLVRLGVFKVRDLPYQSQVVPIAAILAELGERAEEAGVAHKLTEWYWNGVFGEL from the coding sequence GTGAGCTCAACAGGGTCGATGTTTACGGCAAGTTCGGTAAAGCTGACGAAGCTGCTTGATGACTGCCACACTGGCCAGCTTCAGCTTCCGGACTTTCAACGGAGCTGGGTCTGGGATGAAGAGCGTATAAAGAGCCTCATCGCTTCAGTTTCTCGCGGATTCCCCATAGGCGCTGTCATGACGCTGGGTACCGGTGGCACCGTGGAGTTCCAGCCACGAATGATCGAAGGGTCTGAGATAGCTGATGGCGCGGTGTCCCCCGACGCATTGCTCCTCGATGGGCAACAGAGGCTGACCTCGCTTTATCAAGTCTTGGTTCGCGGCGATGTAATCCACACGGTTACCCCTCGTAAACAGAAAGTCGCTCGCTGGTTCTATATCGATATCAATCGGGCGCTCGACTCGACGATAGATCGAGAGGAGGCTGTCATTTCGGTTCCCGAAGAGAAGCGAATCACTTCAGACTTTGGCCGGAAAGTTGAACTTGACCTTTCGAGCAGAGAACTCGAAATCGAAAGCATGATGTTCCCGGTGTCGATGATTCTCAACTGGCACGACTGGCAGAAGTCATATATTGATCGCTATAGCTCGGAGCCAGACTTTCCGGAACGTTTTAGGCGCATTAGCGATTTCCACGAATCGATTATTCAGAATGTCGCTGGCTATCTTGTTCCCGTTATTGAGTTGGATAAGTCCACCAGCAAGGAGGCAGTGTGCGTGGTCTTCGAAAAGGTGAATACCGGAGGAAAGTCTCTGGATGCGTTCGAACTCATTACCGCGATGTATGCCGCCGACGGGTACGAGCTTCGCAAGGATTGGTATGACTCGCCAGGAAAAACAGGGAGGCAACGGCGCCTAAAGGATCAGGTGCGCATGCCCTCCGCGGACCAAGGAGTTCTGAGCGGCGTGGGCAATACGGACTTTCTGCAGGTAATTTCGCTATTCCACACACGTGATTTGCGCGAGCAAGCAGCAGCGGTTGGTAAGACGGGAAAAGAGCTTCCGCAAGTCTCAATAAACCGCCAGGCGCTTCTCAATCTGCCGCTGGACGCGTACAAGAAGTACCAAGACAAGGCAGAAGATGGGTTCAATCTGGCCGCAAAATTCCTGGTCCGGCTTGGAGTGTTTAAAGTTAGGGACCTTCCCTATCAGAGCCAAGTGGTTCCGATCGCCGCGATTCTCGCCGAACTGGGAGAGCGTGCAGAAGAAGCTGGTGTGGCACACAAACTGACCGAGTGGTATTGGAATGGCGTGTTTGGCGAGCTCTAG
- a CDS encoding GTPase, which yields MHRTSSDDVLDVATASLSDAVADAARAGTEELARLASIVAEAETRLRNAWEIASSGELHKSKGDDAFFELLRGVVDDLNDQLRESARVSSTFNIVFFGRTGAGKSTLLSALGGMNGELVSDGRSDFTTDVLARDWQGCRLYDTPGINGWGGTRPRPDLEKAAQEAVQVADIVLLCFDSQGPQASEFGKVAEWVRAYGKPAIAVFNMRNAMWRHPARVPAPSHRKGLSQTVRQHADTISTELEAIGLPDVPIVAINSKRGLFARASVPFEGPAAIELEKERSTYGLEYLERASNLPILEALITACILEGAGDLRLTALRSGFQSSLRELADEVNLVASEQRQRGAVIEQVVATWLDILGYPEPPADYVDLLRQLEASRGEPFTAAVSGRLEGHVRHLLKSNLYPHRTKSLRAAENLILDAFDDQRVVDESEFKERVYSPKALDTSLASVVKLAGDFLTANLGFASADARNELDVIERSRPSIHGSAGRGKRWGANILRVLGLLGGGASATLAILALTNFWNPVGWVATVIVIGTGAVGAIFSFFGRRTKKGAEELRVGARALAVAEARTSVNLYYDECESLNLARIMAMSWKTASPLLDDLLRDALRTRVGSALLNSETGWLHDQATNQPPSPSSADVIRHAANHVLAQANGNEPPTLEALLLGEDWILNAEDDERPDLFSDADRQRHAIAAEKDRSAFAAYLRQSHGSADADLVRRSLNQATKLNALDPHERAELTTALALLDAPPNVVVLGDYSSGKSSLIKRLLTDAGLEIPTELKVAAGRATSEARKYPFGPLTLVDAPGFQSGDEQNDIAAVDAAQDAALVIVVLHVNLLIGDTSRVDRLLFGDQLGAGKAERTVYVIGRIDEIGADPQSATRDFLRRRQLKVEELLSILNSRGIAAESGRILPIAADPYGLVGNRDRVTSADYSSTTRVWDGVSALSEPLQALEDSVLLGLSAAAALDRGRSALLTAHNRLASDRADAEQAVLALGRLKQLMESSLAELRLMMQSIERRIRRVVDDHANEILSEALGSGTAEVAAMSKRLKTWWEDPRLDSAMQSLHGAVDQEMSDWWKRHSSELDRELRRFEFAVNHEELPKLGNNVSGAVGAGIGVAAGFAKGAHGIGKALGNRDAVYAIVKAVGGKFKPWGAVKLGAKVGKAAAVLGVVAVAFDIAEFAHDQMQQTKREKARKAAAEHIRATVETVVSGILTQTDGPMEYLTNSENELVEQLTQLEGETQVQEQSALDISLGFDEVVDFQIAVEKLTETDGTRE from the coding sequence ATGCATCGAACCTCCTCTGATGACGTTCTTGACGTAGCCACAGCGAGCCTTTCGGATGCCGTCGCGGATGCCGCCCGCGCCGGCACGGAGGAATTAGCCCGCTTAGCCAGCATCGTTGCCGAGGCCGAAACTCGGCTTCGCAACGCGTGGGAGATCGCTTCATCCGGTGAACTCCACAAGTCGAAGGGTGACGACGCGTTTTTTGAGCTCCTTCGCGGCGTCGTTGACGATCTGAACGACCAACTGCGCGAAAGTGCTCGCGTCTCTTCGACCTTCAACATCGTGTTCTTCGGGCGTACTGGTGCTGGCAAGAGCACGTTACTTTCAGCGTTGGGCGGCATGAACGGTGAGCTGGTTTCAGACGGGCGTAGTGACTTCACGACGGACGTGCTTGCACGCGACTGGCAGGGTTGCCGTCTGTACGACACTCCTGGGATCAACGGATGGGGCGGGACGCGACCGCGACCAGATCTCGAGAAGGCAGCTCAGGAGGCCGTTCAGGTCGCCGACATCGTGCTGCTCTGCTTTGACAGCCAAGGCCCCCAGGCTTCAGAGTTCGGCAAAGTTGCCGAGTGGGTCCGGGCCTACGGTAAGCCCGCGATCGCTGTGTTCAACATGCGGAATGCGATGTGGCGCCACCCTGCGCGAGTGCCTGCTCCCTCTCATCGCAAGGGTCTCAGCCAGACCGTGCGGCAACACGCTGACACAATCTCGACTGAACTAGAAGCGATCGGTCTTCCAGACGTTCCGATCGTGGCCATTAACTCCAAGCGGGGCCTATTTGCTCGCGCATCGGTGCCCTTCGAGGGCCCGGCAGCGATTGAGCTCGAAAAGGAGCGATCCACCTACGGGCTGGAATACCTAGAGCGCGCGTCGAATCTCCCGATACTAGAAGCGTTGATTACGGCATGCATCCTCGAAGGGGCCGGGGATCTGAGACTTACTGCACTGCGGTCTGGTTTTCAGTCCAGCCTGCGTGAGTTGGCGGACGAGGTGAACCTCGTTGCGAGCGAGCAGCGGCAGCGCGGGGCGGTCATAGAGCAAGTTGTCGCTACTTGGCTGGACATCTTGGGGTACCCCGAACCACCAGCGGACTACGTGGACCTCCTCAGGCAGCTTGAAGCTTCGCGAGGTGAACCCTTCACCGCCGCCGTCTCGGGCCGACTTGAAGGGCATGTTCGACACCTGCTCAAATCCAACCTATATCCCCATAGAACCAAGTCACTCCGCGCTGCGGAGAACCTAATCCTCGATGCCTTCGACGACCAGAGGGTCGTCGACGAGAGTGAGTTCAAGGAACGCGTATACAGCCCCAAAGCGCTCGACACGTCCCTAGCATCCGTCGTAAAGCTGGCCGGTGACTTCTTGACAGCAAATCTTGGCTTCGCCAGTGCCGATGCTCGGAACGAGCTCGATGTCATTGAACGCTCGAGGCCCAGCATCCACGGGAGCGCCGGCCGTGGAAAGCGTTGGGGGGCGAACATACTGCGAGTTCTGGGACTACTTGGTGGTGGTGCGAGTGCGACGCTCGCGATCTTGGCTCTTACGAATTTCTGGAACCCCGTTGGCTGGGTAGCCACCGTCATCGTTATCGGAACCGGGGCGGTCGGGGCAATCTTCAGTTTTTTCGGACGGCGGACTAAGAAGGGAGCGGAGGAGCTGCGGGTCGGAGCGCGCGCGCTTGCGGTTGCCGAAGCACGCACCTCAGTGAATCTCTACTACGACGAGTGCGAGAGCCTTAACCTGGCGAGAATCATGGCGATGTCTTGGAAGACAGCCTCGCCATTGCTGGACGATTTGCTGCGGGATGCTCTACGCACTCGCGTTGGGTCCGCGCTCCTGAACTCTGAGACTGGGTGGTTGCATGATCAGGCCACCAATCAACCACCATCGCCGTCGTCTGCCGACGTTATTCGACACGCTGCGAATCATGTCTTGGCACAGGCCAACGGCAACGAACCTCCGACACTTGAAGCCTTGCTGCTCGGTGAAGACTGGATTCTGAACGCAGAAGACGATGAGAGACCAGACCTGTTCTCGGACGCCGACCGCCAAAGGCACGCGATCGCTGCAGAAAAGGACCGCTCAGCGTTTGCTGCCTATCTCCGGCAGTCGCACGGTAGTGCGGATGCAGATCTCGTAAGGCGATCTCTGAATCAAGCTACGAAGCTCAATGCTTTGGACCCTCACGAACGCGCAGAACTTACAACTGCCTTAGCGCTACTTGACGCCCCGCCGAATGTTGTAGTTCTTGGTGACTACAGTTCAGGCAAATCCAGCTTGATCAAGAGGCTTCTTACCGACGCTGGTCTGGAGATTCCGACAGAGCTGAAGGTCGCCGCAGGAAGGGCGACGAGTGAGGCCCGTAAGTATCCGTTCGGCCCGTTAACGCTCGTTGATGCCCCCGGCTTCCAGAGCGGGGATGAGCAAAATGACATCGCTGCGGTAGACGCTGCGCAAGACGCTGCGCTGGTGATCGTGGTTCTTCACGTCAATCTCCTCATCGGAGACACGTCGCGCGTGGATCGGCTTCTCTTCGGCGACCAGCTAGGAGCGGGGAAGGCGGAGCGTACGGTTTACGTCATCGGCCGAATCGACGAGATCGGGGCTGATCCCCAGAGTGCGACGCGGGACTTCTTACGACGGCGACAGCTTAAAGTTGAGGAGCTCCTCAGCATCCTCAACTCACGGGGCATCGCAGCCGAGTCGGGGCGCATCTTGCCGATCGCCGCTGACCCTTATGGGCTAGTCGGTAACCGAGACCGAGTCACTAGTGCGGACTACTCCTCGACAACCCGAGTTTGGGATGGGGTAAGCGCGCTCAGTGAACCGCTCCAAGCGCTAGAAGATAGCGTGCTCCTTGGCCTCTCGGCCGCGGCGGCCCTAGATCGTGGACGCTCCGCGCTTCTGACTGCGCACAACCGACTCGCGTCAGATCGTGCTGACGCCGAACAAGCAGTACTAGCTCTGGGCCGACTCAAGCAGCTGATGGAGTCGTCGCTCGCCGAGCTTAGGCTGATGATGCAGTCCATCGAGCGGCGTATTCGACGAGTAGTCGACGACCACGCAAACGAGATCCTGAGTGAGGCGCTCGGCTCTGGAACAGCCGAGGTCGCTGCGATGTCGAAGCGGCTGAAAACCTGGTGGGAGGACCCTCGACTCGACAGTGCCATGCAGTCTCTGCACGGAGCGGTCGACCAAGAAATGTCTGACTGGTGGAAACGCCACTCCTCGGAACTAGATCGAGAACTCCGCCGCTTCGAATTCGCCGTCAACCATGAAGAGCTTCCCAAACTGGGCAACAACGTGAGCGGCGCGGTAGGCGCGGGAATCGGCGTCGCTGCTGGATTCGCCAAGGGAGCCCACGGCATCGGCAAGGCCCTCGGCAATCGTGACGCCGTCTACGCGATCGTCAAGGCAGTTGGGGGCAAGTTCAAGCCATGGGGCGCGGTGAAGCTGGGTGCGAAAGTCGGAAAGGCGGCTGCCGTATTGGGCGTCGTTGCGGTTGCTTTTGACATCGCGGAGTTTGCACACGACCAGATGCAACAAACGAAGCGCGAAAAGGCCAGGAAGGCAGCAGCGGAACATATTCGTGCAACGGTAGAAACCGTCGTGTCAGGGATACTGACTCAGACCGATGGCCCGATGGAATATCTGACGAATAGCGAGAACGAATTAGTCGAGCAGCTCACGCAATTAGAGGGTGAGACGCAGGTTCAAGAGCAGTCAGCGCTCGATATCTCGCTTGGTTTTGACGAAGTGGTTGATTTTCAGATTGCTGTCGAAAAGTTGACAGAAACAGACGGAACGAGAGAGTGA
- a CDS encoding DUF6569 family protein — MNRVIHRHQNRPLPQLHVGHGSHHGALSIFPLWVDSPRVTGLDWKASSIRTAEREGSPVVSELVLHNSTARPVVALEGDLLKGGWQDRMLARSLLLEPFEARVAEVLCVEAGRWGARSVETSAVHEASGRRSALSVRRGNAGGGERDGSQQSEVWQRISRIENTLGATASSSMLDHLDRSAPLQARPLDGQRGVIIGIGGRVMGAELFGNTAGLRSRWQGILAAAALDAQLAPQRRTTAHDARVFTRHLQSVTLEDGGDAGLARAVRSQQGRLRASGIVNTNVHTSMHTNTSAPTASIIHLIAFDDAHPLLENA, encoded by the coding sequence ATGAACAGAGTGATTCACCGCCACCAGAACAGGCCACTCCCCCAGCTCCACGTCGGCCACGGCAGCCACCACGGCGCCCTCAGCATCTTCCCCCTCTGGGTCGACTCGCCCCGCGTCACCGGCCTCGACTGGAAGGCCAGCAGCATCCGCACCGCCGAACGCGAAGGCTCCCCCGTCGTCAGCGAACTCGTACTGCACAACAGCACCGCCCGCCCCGTCGTCGCTCTCGAAGGCGACCTCCTGAAAGGCGGTTGGCAGGATCGGATGCTCGCCCGCAGCCTTCTGCTCGAACCCTTCGAGGCACGCGTCGCCGAAGTGCTCTGCGTCGAAGCCGGGCGTTGGGGTGCACGCTCGGTCGAGACCTCAGCAGTTCACGAGGCCAGCGGCCGCCGCAGTGCGCTCAGCGTGCGGCGCGGCAACGCGGGCGGCGGTGAACGCGACGGTAGCCAGCAGTCAGAAGTGTGGCAGCGCATCAGCCGCATCGAGAACACCCTCGGCGCTACTGCCAGTTCGTCGATGCTCGATCATCTCGACCGTTCCGCGCCGCTTCAAGCCCGCCCACTCGACGGCCAGCGCGGCGTCATCATCGGCATCGGCGGTCGCGTGATGGGAGCAGAACTCTTCGGCAACACCGCCGGGCTGCGCAGTCGGTGGCAGGGCATCCTCGCCGCCGCTGCCCTTGACGCCCAGCTCGCCCCGCAGCGACGCACCACCGCCCACGACGCCCGCGTCTTCACCCGTCACCTGCAGAGCGTGACCCTCGAAGACGGCGGAGACGCGGGACTCGCCCGCGCAGTACGGTCACAGCAGGGCCGACTGCGGGCATCCGGAATCGTGAACACGAACGTGCACACCAGCATGCACACCAACACCAGCGCACCAACAGCCAGCATCATCCACCTCATCGCGTTTGACGACGCGCACCCCCTATTGGAGAACGCATGA
- a CDS encoding NUDIX domain-containing protein — translation MEIYRDSHDRALTDYPRPSVAVDTAVLTVPPGAALSVLLVRTGNDWRLPGTFLHEGERLADAVLRSLQTKAGVSGLSPRQLHVFDDPARDNRGWVLSVAHLDVVPWSRLTIDKSLAKVVPVTDAGSLPYGHNDILDQAVASIRSSYASTPDPAGLLERPFTLRQLQQLHETVAGEPQMRDTFRRAMEPRLRATGEVAAGTVGKPARLFVCN, via the coding sequence ATGGAGATCTACCGCGACTCACACGACCGGGCTCTGACCGACTACCCGCGCCCCTCCGTCGCCGTCGACACCGCCGTGCTGACCGTGCCGCCGGGCGCTGCGCTCAGCGTGCTGCTCGTGCGAACCGGCAACGACTGGCGCCTCCCTGGAACCTTCCTCCACGAGGGGGAGAGGCTCGCGGATGCCGTGCTGCGCTCGCTGCAGACCAAGGCGGGGGTATCAGGCCTGTCGCCTCGCCAACTCCACGTCTTCGATGACCCCGCTCGCGACAATCGCGGCTGGGTGCTCTCGGTCGCGCACCTCGATGTGGTGCCCTGGTCTCGCCTCACGATCGACAAGTCTCTCGCTAAGGTCGTGCCCGTCACGGATGCTGGCTCACTCCCGTATGGCCACAATGACATCCTCGACCAAGCGGTGGCAAGCATCCGCTCAAGCTACGCGTCAACGCCGGATCCGGCCGGCCTGCTGGAACGCCCATTCACCCTGCGCCAACTGCAGCAGCTGCACGAGACGGTAGCTGGTGAGCCGCAGATGCGCGACACGTTTCGGCGCGCGATGGAGCCGCGGCTCCGGGCCACTGGCGAGGTTGCGGCGGGAACGGTGGGAAAGCCGGCGCGACTGTTTGTGTGCAATTGA